One window from the genome of Jiangella alba encodes:
- a CDS encoding TrmB family transcriptional regulator, which produces MNTSATVAGLVDLGLTSYEARAYVALAGRRDATPAEVARLASVPRQRAYDVLATLAERGLVQQVPGQAVRYRAQPPDHVTDLLLAVRRRELDRLAQASTDVAGRLRSLFQRGQDHGHPFDYVEVLRDREHAVERVQQLWADARHEVLTFVHPPYLGASTPSTDAVPAGIVQRSIYETSILADPVMTERVRTWAALGEQIRLTTELPLKLTIVDGRSVAFNMPDSAEGDGSVTTLVVQHEALAATLKIAFESLWSTARTLDDVAAARSY; this is translated from the coding sequence ATGAACACGTCCGCGACCGTCGCCGGCCTGGTCGACCTCGGGCTGACGAGCTACGAGGCGCGGGCCTACGTCGCGCTGGCCGGCCGGCGCGACGCCACCCCGGCCGAGGTCGCGCGCCTGGCGTCCGTCCCGCGGCAGCGCGCCTACGACGTCCTGGCCACGCTGGCCGAGCGCGGGCTGGTGCAGCAGGTCCCCGGCCAGGCGGTCCGCTACCGCGCGCAGCCGCCCGACCACGTCACCGACCTGCTGCTGGCGGTGCGGCGACGCGAGCTGGACCGCCTCGCGCAGGCCTCGACGGACGTCGCCGGGCGGCTGCGGTCGCTGTTCCAGCGCGGCCAGGACCACGGCCACCCGTTCGACTACGTCGAGGTGCTGCGCGACCGCGAGCACGCCGTCGAGCGGGTGCAGCAGCTGTGGGCCGACGCCCGGCACGAGGTGCTGACGTTCGTGCACCCGCCCTACCTCGGCGCGTCGACGCCGTCGACCGACGCGGTGCCGGCCGGCATCGTCCAGCGCTCCATCTACGAGACGTCCATCCTGGCCGACCCCGTCATGACCGAGCGGGTGCGCACGTGGGCGGCGCTGGGCGAGCAGATCAGGCTCACCACCGAGCTGCCGCTCAAGCTGACCATCGTCGACGGCCGCTCGGTGGCGTTCAACATGCCCGACTCCGCCGAGGGCGACGGCTCGGTGACGACGCTCGTCGTGCAGCACGAGGCGCTGGCGGCCACGTTGAAGATCGCGTTCGAGAGCCTGTGGTCGACGGCCCGCACGCTGGACGACGTCGCGGCGGCCCGCTCGTACTAG
- the pip gene encoding prolyl aminopeptidase: protein MEPYARGLLDVGDGHRVYWEECGNPAGRPAVVLHGGPGTGCTEAHRDLFDPELYRIVLLDQRGCGRSTPRVLDHRADLSANHTAALVGDLERLRVDRGVDRWLVLGGSWGSTLGLTYAQAHPDRVTAMVLTSVALLRPAEADWLYGGGAGRFFPEAWATFSAPAAGGDAAAVFAAYHRLLHHPDAAIRDTAVAAWCAWEAATLSLHPDQHAAAAFADPRFAATLVRLALHYFRHDGWLEDDQLLRDAGRLRGIPGVLVAGRGDMQTPVRTAWELAQAWPDARLVVVDGGHASTSGSVAAALRAATTTLAG, encoded by the coding sequence GCTGCTCGACGTCGGCGACGGACACCGCGTCTACTGGGAGGAGTGCGGCAACCCCGCCGGCCGGCCCGCCGTCGTGCTGCACGGCGGCCCGGGCACCGGCTGCACGGAGGCGCACCGCGACCTGTTCGACCCGGAGCTCTACCGCATCGTGCTGCTCGACCAGCGCGGCTGCGGCCGCAGCACGCCGCGCGTCCTCGACCACCGCGCCGACCTGTCCGCCAACCACACGGCGGCGCTGGTCGGCGACCTCGAACGGCTGCGCGTCGACCGCGGCGTCGACCGGTGGCTGGTGCTCGGCGGGTCGTGGGGCAGCACGCTGGGCCTGACGTACGCGCAGGCGCACCCGGACCGCGTCACGGCGATGGTGCTGACCAGCGTCGCGCTGCTGCGCCCGGCCGAGGCCGACTGGCTCTACGGCGGCGGCGCCGGGCGGTTCTTCCCCGAGGCGTGGGCCACGTTCAGCGCGCCGGCGGCCGGCGGCGACGCCGCCGCGGTGTTCGCGGCGTACCACCGGCTGCTGCACCACCCCGACGCCGCCATCCGCGACACCGCGGTGGCGGCCTGGTGCGCCTGGGAGGCGGCCACCCTGAGCCTGCACCCGGACCAGCACGCGGCCGCGGCCTTCGCCGACCCGCGGTTCGCGGCGACGCTGGTCCGGCTGGCCCTGCACTACTTCCGCCACGACGGCTGGCTCGAGGACGACCAGCTGCTGCGCGACGCCGGCCGGCTGCGGGGCATCCCCGGCGTGCTGGTGGCCGGCCGCGGCGACATGCAGACACCGGTCCGCACGGCGTGGGAGCTGGCCCAGGCCTGGCCCGACGCCCGCCTCGTCGTCGTCGACGGCGGCCACGCCTCCACCTCGGGCTCCGTCGCCGCCGCCCTCCGCGCCGCCACCACCACCCTCGCCGGCTGA
- a CDS encoding S8 family serine peptidase produces MALALGLTQAAGAAPAEPPSPDQLEAVTDVSVQQQEKGVALRLGTAAAPELYIVQLDQPAVPAQEGGDIGSRAAQAYAGHLEEAQAELVTRIDDEIGRAPEVAFTYTYALNGIAVELTKDEALAVAELPGVTSVTVDVERELHTDVGPEWIGAPALWDGSGTPAADDTGTKGEGVVVGVIDTGINPANPSFADVVPVAEGGDGYDHTNPLGAGTYVGVCDPANPAHIPDWGCNDKLIGAWDFTSVDGTNPYDNDGHGSHTASTSAGNQVTATTFSAEGTEHEFSATRTIKGVAPHANVIAYDACNATGCPGSATLASINQAIADGVDVINYSIGSPSASPDPWSDTDSVAFLNARAAGVYVASSAGNEGPGAATTGSPGDVPWLTAVGAVQHNRQWQAEVQNLTADGGATLPAIRGQAFSAATSGTFALVDAADLDNPLCLAGDFPAGTDFTGQIVICDRGENGRVEKGQIIGALGAEGFILANDEASGTSLNADPHAIPAVHVTYADGVALKAWMASVTGEKASLSGGLEVISDDLGDIMASFSSRGPNRAVELISPAVSAPGVDVLAANGVGNDVSWGFISGTSMASPHVAGSYALLKALHGDDWSPAEAQSALMSTSVTEVTDNDGTPADWFDMGSGRVDLNVAAMAGLVLDVTPAEYAAADPAEGGDVKALNTASMTDRQCLQTCTWTRTVTGTSTGAGTWTVSTDGITDGIAVTVEPSTFTIAEGQDIELTITADVTGAPTDAYQFATVVLTPAEGSAAPVAHLPVAALPSNGVLPEGIDIDTRRDAGSQESAPIESIEIEDFTATVGGLVPVEEQQLSIVEDSTNTDPYDGNGTQTILVDVPADTARLVAQLSDSTAPDLDLFVGTGDTPSAATMVCTSATATAAESCDVGSPEAGTWWILVQNWDASTPGGTDTVTLGTAVVTAGEGNLTVEGPASQPQGEPFTIRAFYDEDDLDAGETWFGAVALGSSPDSPGDIGVIPVTVTRHADDVTKTASVDTAAPGDTVRYTLTVAPNVTPEDLAYTITDALPEGTTYVEGSATEGATVEDGVLTWSGTLPTAVGAEGSYTITTSATDPQCVNPFSGDASYTDLQEFGILTQAGLEGDGIIINALGSRTFGFYDRPYAGVGMSDDGFLIYDFPNNGGGQPGTPQTLPSADRPNNVAAMLWQDMEIVYDQAANSGVSVATAGADLAVVEYDDLRLAGDPTGAQGTYDMEAFLLTGSNDLVFAYDNVTGPLAGPITIGTENAAGTSATALVNAGSAAGVITNGTVVCASYAGPDLDPVVITYDVTVDGDVADGTVLTNSAVHVTDNPGAQEVTVSDSVTVSLPVVTVAATADAVEPATDGAFTFTRPAGSVSGELTVSYSVANNRYTRPGRDYEPLDGTVTFAPGETTVVETVGVINRRGPSPRDRSVTVTIEDGAGYAAGDPASATVGIVSDGR; encoded by the coding sequence ATGGCTCTCGCCCTGGGACTCACCCAGGCCGCCGGAGCCGCCCCCGCGGAACCCCCGTCGCCCGACCAGCTGGAGGCGGTGACCGACGTCTCCGTGCAGCAGCAGGAGAAGGGGGTCGCCCTCCGGCTCGGCACCGCCGCCGCGCCCGAGCTGTACATCGTGCAGCTCGACCAGCCGGCCGTCCCCGCCCAGGAGGGCGGCGACATCGGCAGCCGGGCCGCCCAGGCCTACGCCGGGCACCTGGAGGAGGCGCAGGCCGAGCTCGTCACCCGCATCGACGACGAGATCGGCCGCGCGCCCGAGGTCGCTTTCACCTACACCTACGCGCTCAACGGCATCGCGGTCGAGCTGACGAAGGACGAGGCGCTGGCGGTCGCGGAGCTGCCCGGCGTCACGTCGGTCACCGTCGACGTCGAGCGGGAGCTGCACACCGACGTCGGCCCGGAGTGGATCGGCGCGCCGGCGCTCTGGGACGGCTCGGGCACCCCGGCCGCCGACGACACCGGCACGAAGGGCGAGGGCGTCGTCGTCGGCGTCATCGACACCGGCATCAACCCGGCCAACCCGTCGTTCGCCGACGTCGTGCCGGTCGCCGAGGGCGGCGACGGCTACGACCACACGAACCCGCTCGGCGCCGGCACGTACGTCGGCGTCTGCGACCCGGCGAACCCGGCGCACATCCCGGACTGGGGCTGCAACGACAAGCTGATCGGCGCCTGGGACTTCACCAGCGTCGACGGCACCAACCCGTACGACAACGACGGCCACGGCAGCCACACCGCCAGCACGTCGGCCGGCAACCAGGTCACGGCCACCACGTTCAGCGCGGAGGGCACCGAGCACGAGTTCAGCGCCACCCGCACCATCAAGGGCGTGGCGCCGCACGCGAACGTCATCGCCTACGACGCCTGCAACGCCACCGGCTGCCCCGGATCGGCGACGCTGGCCAGCATCAACCAGGCCATCGCCGACGGCGTCGACGTCATCAACTACTCCATCGGCAGCCCGTCGGCCTCGCCGGATCCGTGGAGCGACACCGACTCCGTCGCGTTCCTCAACGCCCGCGCCGCCGGCGTCTACGTCGCCAGCTCGGCCGGCAACGAGGGCCCGGGCGCGGCCACCACCGGCTCCCCCGGCGACGTGCCGTGGCTGACCGCCGTCGGCGCCGTGCAGCACAACCGGCAGTGGCAGGCCGAGGTGCAGAACCTCACCGCCGACGGTGGCGCGACCCTGCCGGCGATCCGCGGCCAGGCGTTCAGCGCCGCCACCAGCGGCACGTTCGCGCTGGTCGACGCCGCGGACCTGGACAACCCGCTGTGCCTGGCCGGCGACTTCCCGGCCGGCACCGACTTCACCGGCCAGATCGTCATCTGCGACCGCGGCGAGAACGGCCGGGTCGAGAAGGGCCAGATCATCGGCGCGCTCGGCGCCGAGGGCTTCATCCTCGCCAACGACGAGGCCAGCGGCACGTCGCTCAACGCCGACCCGCACGCGATCCCGGCGGTGCACGTCACCTACGCCGACGGCGTCGCGCTGAAGGCGTGGATGGCGTCGGTCACCGGCGAGAAGGCGTCGCTGTCCGGCGGCCTCGAGGTCATCTCGGACGACCTCGGCGACATCATGGCGTCGTTCTCCAGCCGCGGCCCGAACCGCGCCGTCGAGCTGATCTCGCCGGCCGTCAGCGCCCCCGGCGTCGACGTGCTGGCCGCCAACGGCGTCGGCAACGACGTGTCGTGGGGCTTCATCTCCGGCACGTCGATGGCCAGCCCGCACGTCGCCGGCTCGTACGCGCTGCTCAAGGCGCTGCACGGGGACGACTGGTCGCCGGCCGAGGCGCAGTCCGCACTGATGTCGACGTCCGTCACCGAGGTCACCGACAACGACGGCACCCCCGCCGACTGGTTCGACATGGGCTCCGGCCGGGTCGACCTCAACGTCGCCGCGATGGCCGGCCTGGTCCTCGACGTCACGCCCGCCGAGTACGCCGCGGCCGACCCGGCCGAGGGCGGCGACGTCAAGGCGCTCAACACCGCCAGCATGACCGACCGGCAGTGCCTGCAGACCTGCACGTGGACCCGCACCGTCACCGGCACCTCCACCGGCGCCGGCACCTGGACCGTCAGCACCGACGGGATCACCGACGGCATCGCGGTGACGGTCGAGCCGTCGACGTTCACCATCGCCGAGGGCCAGGACATCGAGTTGACGATCACGGCGGACGTCACCGGCGCGCCGACCGACGCCTACCAGTTCGCCACGGTCGTCCTGACGCCGGCGGAGGGCTCGGCCGCGCCGGTCGCGCACCTGCCGGTCGCCGCGCTGCCGTCGAACGGCGTCCTCCCCGAGGGCATCGACATCGACACCCGCCGCGACGCCGGCTCGCAGGAGTCCGCGCCGATCGAGTCGATCGAGATCGAGGACTTCACCGCGACGGTCGGCGGGCTGGTCCCGGTCGAGGAGCAGCAGCTGTCGATCGTCGAGGACAGCACCAACACCGACCCGTACGACGGCAACGGCACGCAGACGATCCTGGTGGACGTGCCGGCGGACACCGCGCGGCTGGTCGCCCAGCTGTCCGACTCCACCGCGCCGGACCTCGACCTGTTCGTCGGCACCGGCGACACCCCGAGCGCGGCCACCATGGTGTGCACCAGCGCGACGGCCACCGCCGCCGAGTCCTGCGACGTCGGCAGCCCGGAGGCGGGCACGTGGTGGATCCTGGTGCAGAACTGGGACGCGTCGACGCCGGGCGGCACCGACACCGTCACGCTCGGCACCGCCGTCGTCACCGCCGGCGAGGGCAACCTGACGGTCGAGGGCCCGGCGTCGCAGCCGCAGGGCGAGCCGTTCACCATCCGCGCCTTCTACGACGAGGACGACCTCGACGCGGGCGAGACCTGGTTCGGCGCGGTCGCGCTGGGCTCGTCGCCGGACTCGCCGGGCGACATCGGCGTCATCCCGGTCACCGTCACCCGGCACGCCGACGACGTCACCAAGACGGCGTCCGTCGACACCGCCGCGCCGGGCGACACCGTCAGGTACACGCTGACGGTCGCGCCGAACGTCACGCCGGAGGACCTCGCCTACACCATCACCGACGCCCTGCCCGAGGGCACGACGTACGTCGAGGGGTCGGCGACCGAGGGCGCCACCGTCGAGGACGGCGTGCTGACCTGGTCGGGGACGCTGCCGACCGCGGTCGGCGCCGAGGGGTCGTACACGATCACCACCAGCGCCACCGACCCCCAGTGCGTCAACCCCTTCTCCGGTGACGCGTCGTACACCGACCTGCAGGAGTTCGGCATCCTGACGCAGGCGGGTCTCGAGGGCGACGGCATCATCATCAACGCACTCGGCTCCCGGACGTTCGGCTTCTACGACCGTCCGTACGCCGGCGTCGGGATGTCGGACGACGGGTTCCTGATCTACGACTTCCCGAACAACGGCGGCGGGCAGCCGGGCACCCCGCAGACCCTGCCGTCGGCGGACCGGCCGAACAACGTGGCCGCGATGCTCTGGCAGGACATGGAGATCGTGTACGACCAGGCCGCCAACTCCGGCGTCTCGGTCGCGACGGCCGGCGCCGACCTCGCCGTCGTCGAGTACGACGATCTGCGGCTGGCCGGCGACCCGACCGGGGCGCAGGGCACCTACGACATGGAGGCGTTCCTCTTAACCGGCAGCAACGACCTGGTGTTCGCCTACGACAACGTCACCGGGCCGCTGGCCGGGCCGATCACCATCGGCACCGAGAACGCCGCCGGCACGTCGGCGACGGCGCTGGTCAACGCGGGCAGCGCGGCCGGCGTCATCACGAACGGCACCGTCGTCTGCGCCTCCTACGCCGGGCCGGACCTCGACCCGGTCGTCATCACCTACGACGTCACGGTCGACGGCGACGTCGCGGACGGCACGGTGCTGACGAACTCGGCGGTGCACGTCACCGACAACCCGGGCGCGCAGGAGGTCACCGTCTCCGACAGCGTGACGGTGTCGCTGCCGGTCGTCACGGTCGCGGCGACGGCCGACGCGGTCGAGCCGGCGACGGACGGCGCGTTCACCTTCACCCGTCCGGCCGGGTCGGTGTCGGGTGAGCTGACCGTGTCGTACTCGGTCGCGAACAACCGGTACACCAGGCCGGGCCGCGACTACGAGCCGCTCGACGGCACCGTCACCTTCGCACCCGGCGAGACCACCGTGGTCGAGACCGTCGGGGTGATCAACCGGCGCGGGCCGAGCCCGCGCGACCGTTCCGTGACCGTCACGATCGAGGACGGCGCCGGCTACGCGGCCGGCGACCCGGCCTCGGCCACCGTCGGCATCGTCAGCGACGGCCGCTGA
- a CDS encoding CoA-binding protein, giving the protein MTPHVNDPDTVQRLLTTPATWAVVGLSQNRERAAYGVARFLRDRLGMTIVPVNPRGEDTLDAPGYKTLADVPAPVEVVDCFVNSRRVGEVVDDAIAEKERLGIRAVWLQLGVVDEDAAERAKAAGLEVVMDTCPAIEAR; this is encoded by the coding sequence GTGACCCCCCACGTGAACGACCCCGACACCGTCCAGCGCCTGCTGACGACCCCCGCCACCTGGGCGGTCGTCGGGTTGTCGCAGAACCGCGAGCGGGCCGCGTACGGAGTGGCGCGGTTCCTGCGCGACCGCCTCGGCATGACCATCGTGCCGGTGAACCCGCGCGGCGAGGACACCCTCGACGCACCCGGGTACAAGACGCTGGCCGACGTGCCGGCGCCGGTCGAGGTCGTCGACTGCTTCGTGAACAGCCGGCGGGTGGGTGAGGTGGTCGACGACGCCATCGCCGAGAAGGAGCGGCTCGGCATCAGGGCCGTGTGGCTGCAGTTGGGCGTCGTCGACGAGGACGCGGCCGAGCGGGCGAAGGCGGCCGGGCTCGAGGTCGTCATGGACACCTGCCCCGCCATCGAGGCGCGCTAG